A window of Sebastes umbrosus isolate fSebUmb1 chromosome 3, fSebUmb1.pri, whole genome shotgun sequence contains these coding sequences:
- the LOC119485391 gene encoding GTP-binding protein Rhes-like has protein sequence MSLSGRPNTVRLVFLGAAGVGKSALILRFLHDSFEHKYTRTVEELHVLEYDNPTGGGSGKMRLEILDTSGSYSFPAMRELSIRHSDAFALVYAVDDPGSLEEVRRLRDEILQLRSGSSKSAPITVVGSKADLKDTEGRVLQAADVMATVEDDWGANFVEASARTGGNTVGVFRALLQQVNLPHRLSPAVARRRDTAPSIRPAGKKRPPLKKNNSCTLS, from the coding sequence ATGTCTCTGTCGGGTCGTCCCAACACGGTCCGGTTGGTGTTCCTCGGTGCAGCCGGTGTCGGTAAGAGCGCGCTCATCCTCCGGTTCCTCCACGACAGCTTCGAGCACAAGTACACGCGCACAGTGGAGGAGCTCCACGTGCTGGAGTACGACAACCCCACCGGGGGGGGCTCCGGTAAGATGCGTCTGGAGATCCTGGATACCAGCGGCAGCTACTCCTTCCCGGCCATGCGGGAGCTCAGCATCCGCCACAGCGACGCCTTCGCCCTGGTGTACGCGGTGGACGACCCGGGCTCTCTGGAGGAGGTGCGGAGGCTCCGGGACGAGATCCTGCAGCTGCGGAGCGGCAGCAGCAAGAGCGCGCCCATCACCGTGGTGGGCAGCAAGGCGGACCTGAAGGACACCGAGGGTCGCGTCTTGCAGGCGGCTGACGTCATGGCCACGGTGGAGGACGACTGGGGAGCAAACTTCGTGGAGGCGTCCGCGCGCACAGGTGGGAACACGGTGGGGGTATTCCGCGCGCTGCTGCAACAGGTGAACCTGCCGCACCGGCTGAGCCCCGCGGTGGCGAGGAGGAGAGACACGGCGCCCAGCATCAGACCCGCAGGCAAGAAGAGACCACCTCTGAAGAAGAACAACAGCTGTACTCTGTCAtag
- the LOC119485607 gene encoding fascin-like, with translation MSSNGAAGDVLQIPLGLINSEGKYLTAETFGFKINASASSLKKKQTWTLEQTAEDDSSAVFLRSHLGRYLATDKDGNVTADSETRGGSGGTGRDCRFVITAHEDGRWSLQSEPYGRYLSGSEDRITCFAQSSAPPSEKWSVHLAVHPQVNLYSFARKRFAHLSARQDEVSIDRDVPWGVDSLVTLVYRDQRYHLETSDNRFLRNDGTLATKPDQDTGYMLEFRSGKVAFRDVTGRYLAPSGPTGTMKSGKGTRVGKDEMFGLERSHAQVVLTAGNERNVSTRQGMDLSANQDEEGDQEVFQLEMSREDRKCAFRTASGKYWALTASGGLQCTASDKSGNSYFELEWRDGRVCVRAANNKYVIAKRNGQLAATIDNAGEAEQFLMKLINRPIIVLRGEHGFIGARKAGIPTLDSNRASYDVFQLEFHNGAYSLKDSQGKYWCVGDDTAVACSSSTPVQFLFEFCDLNKMAIRALGGKYLKGDHAGGLKASVDSLDSATRWEY, from the exons ATGTCCTCTAACGGCGCCGCCGGCGACGTGCTGCAGATCCCTCTGGGTCTCATCAACAGCGAGGGGAAGTATCTGACCGCGGAGACGTTCGGCTTCAAGATCAACGCGTCGGCCAGCAGCCTGAAGAAGAAGCAGACGTGGACCCTGGAGCAGACCGCAGAGGACGACAGCAGCGCGGTGTTCCTGCGCTCCCACCTGGGCCGCTACCTCGCCACGGACAAAGACGGCAACGTGACGGCGGACAGCGAGACGCGCGGCGGGAGCGGCGGTACCGGACGCGACTGCCGCTTCGTCATCACCGCGCACGAAGACGGGCGGTGGTCTCTGCAGTCCGAGCCCTACGGCCGCTACCTGAGCGGCAGCGAGGACCGCATCACCTGCTTTGCGCAAAGTAGTGCGCCACCATCAGAGAAGTGGAGCGTGCACCTGGCCGTGCACCCGCAGGTCAACCTGTACAGCTTCGCGCGAAAACGCTTCGCCCACCTGAGCGCGCGGCAGGACGAGGTGTCCATAGACCGGGATGTCCCCTGGGGGGTGGACTCGCTGGTGACTCTGGTGTACCGGGACCAGCGCTACCACCTGGAGACGTCAGACAACCGCTTCCTGCGTAATGACGGCACCTTGGCCACCAAACCGGACCAGGACACCGGCTACATGCTGGAGTTCCGCTCCGGTAAAGTGGCGTTCCGTGACGTCACCGGCCGCTACCTGGCGCCCTCTGGACCCACCGGTACCATGAAGTCTGGGAAAGGGACCCGGGTCGGGAAGGACGAGATGTTTGGCCTCGAGCGCAGCCACGCGCAGGTCGTGCTGACCGCCGGCAACGAGAGGAACGTGTCCACGAGGCAAG GCATGGACCTGTCAGCCAATCAGGACGAAGAAGGGGACCAGGAAGTCTTCCAGTTGGAGATGAGCCGTGAGGACAGGAAGTGTGCCTTCAGAACCGCTTCTGGAAAATACTGGGCTCTGACAGCCAGTGGAGGACTGCAGTGCACTGCCTCCGACAa GTCGGGCAACAGTTACTTTGAACTGGAATGGCGTGAcggtcgtgtgtgtgtgcgtgcagctAACAACAAATATGTGATCGCTAAGAGGAACGGGCAACTAGCTGCTACTATTGACAACGCAG GGGAGGCTGAACAATTCCTGATGAAGCTGATCAACCGTCCAATCATCGTCCTTCGTGGGGAGCACGGTTTCATTGGGGCTCGTAAAGCCGGAATACCGACTCTGGACTCCAACCGAGCATCATATGACGTTTTCCAGCTGGAGTTTCACAACGGAGCTTATTCCCTTAAAG ACTCCCAGGGGAAGTACTGGTGCGTTGGAGACGACACAGCGGTGGCGTGCAGCAGCTCCACACCTGTCCAGTTCCTGTTTGAGTTCTGTGACCTCAACAAGATGGCCATCCGTGCTCTAGGGGGGAAGTACCTTAAAGGAGACCATGCTGGAGGGCTCAAGGCCAGCGTCGACTCCCTGGACAGCGCCACCCGCTGGGAATACTGA